In one Fundulus heteroclitus isolate FHET01 chromosome 3, MU-UCD_Fhet_4.1, whole genome shotgun sequence genomic region, the following are encoded:
- the apoa2 gene encoding apolipoprotein A-II isoform X1, whose protein sequence is MLTRESRSNQQYLLSLQSPPISSRPDVSSSLQTTRHQRRLSLLEAVHPATTVEMNTKFLLALVFALQVSVSLSQDAAPSQELVDKYEAMKATFYKRLLNAYGKVHGAVSQSDQAQMARELIESLKDKPELQAVVKVASGLGTEAAPIVDRARSSLLGWYEQYLRPHVGDSLSRAIDQIKLYLDQVMPAE, encoded by the exons ATGCTGACTAGAGAAAGCAGATCTAATCAGCAGTATCTTCTTTCGTTGCAG TCCCCCCCTATATCATCTCGTCCAGATGTGAGCTCTAGTTTACAGACAACTCGCCACCAGAGAAGACTGTCACTTCTTGAAGCTGTACATCCAGCGACCACAGTAG AGATGAACACAAAATTTCTCCTCGCGCTCGTCTTCGCGCTTCAGG TCTCTGTGAGCCTGAGTCAAGATGCTGCGCCAAGCCAGGAACTTGTCGACAAGTATGAGGCCATGAAAGCGACTTTCTACAAGAGACTGCTCAATGCTTATGGCAAGGTGCATGGTGCCGTTTCCCAGAGTGACCAAGCCCAGATGGCCAGGGAGTTGATCGAGTCTCTGAAAGACAAACCTGAACTGCAAGCGGTCGTCAAAGTTGCCAG TGGTCTGGGCACAGAAGCAGCGCCAATCGTGGACAGGGCACGTTCATCACTGCTCGGTTGGTACGAACAATATCTGCGCCCCCATGTTGGAGACAGCCTGAGCAGAGCCATTGACCAGATCAAGCTCTACCTGGATCAAGTCATGCCCGCCgagtaa
- the apoc4 gene encoding apolipoprotein C-IV, whose protein sequence is MQTRLQIIFILTFLLQAWRPALAQTATPEQPDSRGILQRLADRAGQAKAKITSIGETVAGFAGAFYEDHIQPVAGSYVDWASNMRSSLWEKVQTAVDNYMPTKQ, encoded by the exons ATG CAAACGAGACTTCAGATAATCTTCATTCTCACGTTTCTCCTGCAAG CATGGAGACCAGCTTTGGCACAGACGGCCACCCCAGAGCAGCCAGACTCGAGAGGAATTCTGCAGAGGCTAGCAGACAGAGCTGG GCAAGCCAAGGCTAAAATCACGTCCATTGGAGAGACAGTTGCTGGCTTCGCTGGTGCTTTTTATGAAGACCACATCCAACCAGTGGCTGGAAGCTACGTTGACTGGGCTTCTAACATGAGAAGTTCACTGTGGGAGAAGGTTCAGACAGCCGTTGACAACTACATGCCCACTAAGCAgtaa
- the apoc1 gene encoding apolipoprotein C-I — protein sequence MGRDSSRPSPSHVDLNALFCITLLKRGRLIKSRDTLTIQGTLFFFLLRDGKEAQKAKMRLYLAAAVLLLAFVAYTEAQDDSITDKFSNFGDQITEFGKNVAEKAKTHFDTISNSEFAANTRNWFTEQIERLKTKIDEISQ from the exons ATGGGCAGGGATTCCTCAAGGCCGTCGCCTTCGCATGTTGACCTAAATGCGCTGTTTTGCATAACACTCCTGAAACGGGGAAGGCTTATAAAAAGCAGGGACACATTGACGATCCAAGgcacactatttttttttctcctaagaGACGGAAAAGAg GCACAAAAAGCCAAGATGAGACTGTATCTtgcagctgctgttctgttgcTGGCTTTTGTCGCATACACAG aggCTCAGGATGACTCAATCACAGACAAGTTCTCCAACTTTGGGGATCAGATCACAGAGTTTGGCAAGAATGTGGCTGAAAAGGCCAAGACCCACTTTGACACCATTAGCAACAGCGAGTTTGCAGCGAACACCAG GAACTGGTTCACTGAACAGATTGAGAGGCTCAAGACCAAGATAGATGAAATCTCCCAGTAA
- the apoa2 gene encoding apolipoprotein A-II isoform X2, with product MNTKFLLALVFALQVSVSLSQDAAPSQELVDKYEAMKATFYKRLLNAYGKVHGAVSQSDQAQMARELIESLKDKPELQAVVKVASGLGTEAAPIVDRARSSLLGWYEQYLRPHVGDSLSRAIDQIKLYLDQVMPAE from the exons ATGAACACAAAATTTCTCCTCGCGCTCGTCTTCGCGCTTCAGG TCTCTGTGAGCCTGAGTCAAGATGCTGCGCCAAGCCAGGAACTTGTCGACAAGTATGAGGCCATGAAAGCGACTTTCTACAAGAGACTGCTCAATGCTTATGGCAAGGTGCATGGTGCCGTTTCCCAGAGTGACCAAGCCCAGATGGCCAGGGAGTTGATCGAGTCTCTGAAAGACAAACCTGAACTGCAAGCGGTCGTCAAAGTTGCCAG TGGTCTGGGCACAGAAGCAGCGCCAATCGTGGACAGGGCACGTTCATCACTGCTCGGTTGGTACGAACAATATCTGCGCCCCCATGTTGGAGACAGCCTGAGCAGAGCCATTGACCAGATCAAGCTCTACCTGGATCAAGTCATGCCCGCCgagtaa
- the apoeb gene encoding apolipoprotein Eb, whose product MLGARTKLNLSGVSLRSATMKAVALILALAVITGCNGRAVPQVDTSTARLENSVGRFVQYITDLNQQADGVLDNLKIPQLSRELETLIADTMSELATYRDEIQSKLAPYTSTPNGQIAEDLQLLGNKLQKDMTDAMERSTGYLNELKSMVEQNTDDVRGRITAYNTKLSKRLNKDTEEIRETVATYMGEIQSRTNQNVEAMRENVEPYVQQASDAAAQKLKDISTMMESQAETIRTQMESGMKELSASVDSKLEELTDLLSPYATQVREHLENVMQKVKETAVA is encoded by the exons ATGCTGGGAGCACGGACGAAGCTCAACCTCTCAG GTGTATCCCTCCGTTCAGCAACCATGAAGGCTGTAGCTCTGATCCTCGCCCTGGCAGTCATCACTG GATGCAATGGCCGTGCTGTGCCCCAGGTGGACACCTCCACCGCCCGCCTGGAGAACAGCGTGGGACGATTCGTGCAGTACATCACAGACCTGAACCAACAGGCCGACGGAGTCCTGGATAACCTCAAGATCCCCCAGCTCAGCAGGGAGTTGGA AACGCTGATCGCCGACACCATGAGCGAGCTGGCGacgtacagagatgagatccagAGCAAGCTGGCCCCCTACACTTCCACCCCAAATGGCCAGATCGCTGAGGACCTGCAGCTTCTGGGTAACAAGCTGCAGAAGGACATGACCGACGCCATGGAGCGCAGCACCGGGTACCTGAATGAGCTCAAAAGCATGGTTGAGCAGAACACAGACGACGTCCGCGGCCGCATCACCGCCTACAACACCAAGCTGAGCAAGCGCCTGAACAAAGACACTGAAGAGATCAGAGA GACCGTGGCCACCTACATGGGGGAGATCCAGTCCCGCACCAACCAGAACGTGGAGGCCATGAGGGAGAACGTTGAGCCCTACGTCCAGCAGGCCAGCGACGCCGCCGCCCAGAAGCTGAAGGACATCTCCACCATGATGGAGAGCCAGGCTGAGACCATCAGGACCCAGATGGAGAGCGGCATGAAGGAGCTCAGCGCCTCCGTGGACAGCAAGCTGGAGGAGCTGACGGACCTGCTCTCCCCGTACGCCACCCAGGTGCGCGAGCACCTCGAGAACGTTATGCAGAAGGTCAAGGAGACTGCCGTCGCATAA
- the apoc2 gene encoding apolipoprotein C-II — protein MNKLLAVSVLIALLALSAESFRLARQAEEEEGTLTKISGAVKSYYDSAVDTVSGYVDSIKGLKLEEKAKNLYSETSTVVSTYAGIVQDQLYHFFHH, from the exons ATGAATAAACTGCTGGCCGTTTCTGTGCTCATTGCACTTCTTGCTCTCA GCGCCGAAAGCTTTCGTTTGGCGAGGCaagccgaggaggaggaggggacgCTGACCAAGATCTCAGGCGCTGTCAAGTCCTACTATGACAGCGCTGTGGATACTGTCAGCGGATACGTGGACAGCATCAAAGGCCTGAAACTTGAGGAGAAAGCAAA GAATCTTTACAGTGAGACGAGTACAGTTGTGAGCACCTACGCTGGTATTGTGCAAGACCAGCTTTACCACTTCTTTCACCACTAG
- the LOC105939525 gene encoding apolipoprotein A-IV — MKTFVLLVAAVLSGCNANLFYADATKPQLEVLTDAFWDYIAKATQTADDTLEMIRKSPIGQEINARLTESADFASKYAVTLQEQLSPTAQDLMNKITTEADMLKGVLTQELSSVREKLEPYTENMKAQIQQRVEQLKQELAPYADSLDSEALRSTLIQKSEELKASLEQSVRDLQAQLGPYTDDLKQKVDRHLEEFQKSVAPMTEKVQVELSQRASLVKQIVAPYAEDLKEKLDPYAQDLQSQLMSLYQSFVEAN, encoded by the exons ATGAAGACGTTTGTTTTGCTAGTCGCTGCAGTGCTCTCTG GCTGCAATGCCAACCTCTTCTATGCTGACGCTACAAAGCCACAGCTAGAAGTGTTGACGGATGCTTTCTGGGACTACATTGCCAAGGCCACACAGACAGCTGATGATACTCTGGAGATGATTAGGAAATCGCCGATTGGACAGGAAATTAA TGCCCGCTTGACAGAGAGTGCTGACTTCGCAAGCAAGTATGCTGTGACCCTGCAGGAGCAGCTTTCCCCCACAGCCCAGGACCTGATGAACAAGATCACCACCGAGGCCGACATGCTTAAAGGTGTGCTGACCCAGGAGCTCAGCTCTGTCAGAGAAAAACTGGAGCCCTACACAGAGAACATGAAAGCCCAGATCCAACAGAGGGTTGAGCAGCTCAAGCAGGAGCTGGCCCCCTACGCCGACTCGCTGGACTCCGAGGCGTTGAGGTCCACCTTGATCCAAAAGAGCGAGGAGCTGAAGGCCAGCCTGGAGCAGAGCGTGAGAGACCTGCAGGCTCAACTAGGGCCCTACACAGATGACCTGAAGCAGAAGGTTGACCGGCACCTGGAGGAGTTCCAGAAGAGCGTAGCACCCATGACCGAGAAGGTCCAGGTAGAGCTGAGCCAGAGAGCCAGTCTGGTGAAGCAAATTGTGGCTCCCTATGCTGAGGACCTGAAGGAGAAACTGGACCCCTATGCCCAAGACCTCCAGTCCCAGCTCATGTCTCTCTACCAGTCATTCGTTGAGGCCAACTAA
- the LOC105939524 gene encoding apolipoprotein A-I produces MKVLAVLVLAVFTGCNANLFYADAPKPQLEVMTDAFWDYVGKATQTADDTLQMIRKTQFGQDISARLTESAEAASQYAATLQEQLPPGAQDLINKVTTEAEVLRERLNTDLNNAREKLEPYTENLKAQIQQRVEQLKQELAPYADNLDTETLRTTVIQKSEELKAQLEQSVQELQTQLGPYTDDLRQQVDQRLEEFKQKVTPLTERVQGELTQRAQQVKEMAAPYVENLRERLDPYAQDLQARLTSLYESYIKAN; encoded by the exons ATGAAGGTCCTCGCTGTGCTCGTCCTTGCCGTTTTCACCG GCTGCAATGCCAACCTCTTCTATGCTGATGCTCCCAAGCCCCAGCTAGAAGTAATGACTGATGCTTTCTGGGACTACGTTGGCAAAGCTACCCAGACAGCTGATGACACCCTTCAGATGATCCGAAAGACCCAGTTTGGCCAGGATATCAG TGCCCGTCTCACAGAGAGTGCTGAAGCAGCCAGCCAGTATGCAGCCACCCTGCAGGAACAGCTCCCCCCCGGAGCCCAGGACCTGATCAACAAAGTCACCACAGAGGCTGAGGTTCTGAGAGAGCGCTTGAACACTGACCTGAACAACGCCCGGGAGAAGCTGGAGCCCTACACCGAGAACCTGAAGGCCCAGATCCAGCAGagagtggagcagctgaagcagGAGCTGGCCCCCTACGCCGACAACTTGGACACTGAGACCCTGAGGACCACTGTCATCCAGAAAAGCGAGGAACTGAAGGCTCAGCTGGAGCAGAGCGTGCAGGAGCTGCAGACCCAGCTGGGGCCCTACACTGACGACCTGAGGCAGCAGGTGGACCAGCGCCTGGAAGAGTTCAAGCAGAAAGTCACTCCCCTGACTGAAAGAGTCCAGGGTGAGCTGACACAGAGAGCCCAGCAGGTAAAGGAAATGGCCGCCCCATACGTGGAAAACCTGAGGGAGAGGCTGGACCCCTATGCCCAGGACCTCCAGGCTCGTCTCACCTCGCTCTATGAATCCTACATCAAAGCCAACTAA